A genomic stretch from Anticarsia gemmatalis isolate Benzon Research Colony breed Stoneville strain chromosome 26, ilAntGemm2 primary, whole genome shotgun sequence includes:
- the LOC142984129 gene encoding uncharacterized protein LOC142984129 — MKLIILSALAVVSLAEPPVNNRYLPPGQGQAGPPSALYGAPAQRQTDAVFRSRQPSRPSSQYGAPSSRYGPPSQGGFNTPSSQYGAPDQGAPATSYGVPSAPSSQYGAPGFGGPGGFSQGQSREYLPPSAGAGGRGGYGGDEGNGEPANYSFEYMVKDEPSGNDFGHRESRQGDRAEGLYYVLLPDGRKQTVEYEADQDGYKPRISYEDTGLGQGGYDRNSQSGYNGYQNQGGPY, encoded by the exons CTCATAATCCTCAGCGCGTTGGCAGTGGTATCGCTGGCCGAACCGCCGGTAAACAACAGATATTTACCTCCCGGACAAGGCCAGGCCGGACCTCCGTCTGCGCTCTACGGAGCACCGGCGCAGAGGCAAACTGATGCTGTGTTCAG AAGCCGCCAACCCTCTCGCCCGTCCTCCCAATACGGCGCCCCGTCTTCTCGCTACGGCCCTCCCTCGCAGGGTGGGTTCAACACCCCCTCATCACAGTACGGAGCCCCCGACCAGGGCGCCCCGGCTACTTCCTACGGCGTACCTTCAGCTCCTTCTAGCCAATATGGTGCTCCTGGCTTTGGTGGACCAG GTGGTTTCTCCCAGGGTCAGAGCCGTGAATACTTGCCTCCTAGCGCCGGCGCCGGCGGCAGAGGAGGTTACGGCGGTGATGAAGGCAATGGT GAGCCAGCCAACTACAGCTTCGAATACATGGTGAAAGATGAGCCTTCTGGCAACGACTTCGGACACCGCGAGTCCAGACAAGGAGACAGGGCTGAGGGACTTTACTATGTGTTGTTGCCTGATGGCAGGAAACAG ACTGTAGAATATGAAGCCGACCAAGACGGTTACAAGCCCAGGATTTCATACGAAGACACCGGTCTTGGCCAAGGAGGTTACGATAGGAACAGCCAGAGTGGTTACAATGGCTACCAGAACCAAGGAGGCCCTTACTAA